The Neoarius graeffei isolate fNeoGra1 chromosome 23, fNeoGra1.pri, whole genome shotgun sequence genome segment gtgtgaacatagccttTGAGAAGCATCAGGCTCTGAAGCACTTTTATGGTAACTATTATGTAACGGTACGGGTTGTTGCCCCACAACTCACCCACGGCATCGGCACCCAGAGAGTTAAGCATTCTGCATTCAGCGATGGTCTCAAAGGACGGCCCACCGAGCACACAGTACACACCCTCCTTCATGAAGTCAGAGAAACCAAGCTCCGCCCCCACTTCTTGAGCCAGCTGCCTCATCTGCTTGTCATAGGCATCCGACATGCATGGGAAACGGGTCCcaaacctgagagagagagagagagagagagagagagaaaattatgAGCACCCTTTACTTATATGATTCAATGTGATGTTTTCTAGAAGAAAAACAATCATGATTACATACACTTTGTACACTACAAACATTCACACATACACCAATGTGCTTCCCTCCTGCCCCCTTACCTCTCATCATTGTGTCCACACAAGGGATTGTTTCCAGCGAAACCTGGCAGGTTGAGGTGGTCTTTGATGATCATGATGTCTCCAACTTTGTAGTCTTGGTTCAGTCCTCCTGCGGCATTCGTCAAGATCAACAGCTCGACGCCCATCAGCTTAAAGATGCGTATGGGCATGGTGAGCTAACAAAGAAAGAACACAGCATGATATAACGCCATCCACCAACCAAAGACACTCCCACGACATTGTCGCAAAACTATTACCACACAGTAAAGGATGCTAGACTACAAGAATACTAGAGACAGTGAATAGACTAGACTACGTGCTGTTTTTATAAGCGTTACGGTATCATAGAGGTTTCATTTCAGTTGAAATGTATTGCTGGCAAATGAAAATAATCCTCCATGCATTCAATACTAAACTTAAAGTACCTTGATATTAATATTTATCCATTTACTGATTTCATCAGCATACTGTGATGAACAAAAACTTCTCAACACTGCAGCAATCACAGTGTTATAAATATGTTATTACAGTAAACGCGATGCCACAAATTGAATGTGTCACGGGTTATGGTTGCTTGCAATCAGTACCACAAACAGAAGTTTTTACAAAGAATCACATCACAGGCTGTCATAATCTACAATACTAATTAGTAATATAACTGAGTAGTAAAGAAATTTCAGTTCCTTGAAAGTCACCTTTTGGGTGGAATATCCTTCATAGAGGTGGAACCGTCCCTGCATGCAAACACATGGCTTTCCTTTAAGAGTGCCAAATACCAACCGACCAGCATGACCATGCACTACGAGACACACCGCAACCAATTAGAGAAGTGATACGGCAGCCATTATGCAATCACAATCACTTAAAGATAAGCAAAATGAGAGTTAATAGTCACAGCAAACCGATAACGCATGATAACCAGTGATCGGGTGTCCagatctttgattcgttgctttaAATTGTGAATCTTGATACGACACAAATctgtgatattaagtgatcaacacACATACAGATTAGATGTTTAAACATATTTATATAATGTGCTAACTCACCTGTGCTTTGTGGAAAGTTGGGGATATCGCTGTAATTAAAGACCTTCTGATCTTTCAGCATGTCAGCGAGCCCGCCGAGGCCTGAGCCACACACGATGCCCACCAGGGGGCGGACAGGAGCCTGCTCCTGCAGCCAGTCAGCTGTAGCCTTGCAGGCCTCATAACCACATCTGAAGGACAGGGAATGAACAGAAAGGTATCCAGTCAACACGACATTCTAGAAAAACAGTACGGTACCCGCGTACACAAGGTGAGTTATGGGGGAGGGGAAAAAGGAAGTGGATGAGAGAGCTTCACATGGCATGTCTGACAGGTTATACAAGAGAGAAAATATGATGTAAAGAGCACTGTGataaacaaacacaaaactaCCGCGTTGTACTGTTGATTTTAGCATAGATCTCCTTACAACTCCAAAAAATAATAGGCAAACTGATTGAAAGAAATCACATTGTAACGTAACACTGAATCATGTAGGTTTTGAAAATGTCATACTTGACAATGTTTCtcagtttttttttcccaaacacACTCATATACTGTAAATACAAACAATGATTCTTAACATCACAAAATGCAGTCAGCATTGTCACGCTGATAAATGATGTTTGCTTTAGACACAGTGTGAATATAAAGTGACAGGATCTAACAGGAAATGAAGTCATATAACCTAATCTCTAAACATTTataggtgacaaattaaaggaaagactaacataacccttgccgaggccctgggcagacacccccccgaggccctaCCCACGCCTGTTGTcagctgcgctcagcaaattcaccccctcgggcgtgcctgtctaactagacacagaaacttaaataatgccagtggcacaattagaaatactattgaacgataaaactttatatccatcaacacctatttaatcgagaaaaagcaatggtgaaataggcaattgcatggtgaaaaaatccatcagacatcacggttaacaagtctggttaactaaagttgagcctcaagaagcctttgaatgagtgagtcaatgaacaacatgtcaggaacataacctcggcctacaacagtttctttagtattcagaacaagaacattcatttggtatataaccgttcgttttcattttggaatccaggcgacttttaacttgtgaaaacaaagagcgataacaaagaaagaaaaatatcttgcttctcagaaataaatctcaaaatgttaggctatgtgaaacatttcatcctttcacacacgtaatgtcccaaacagcagtggcacacagctttgcgcattcggtttgacagccatgggtcaacttacaagggcactttcctacttttctggaaagcgaagtcattattaaatcattgaactcaagctggcgtagcatgtgaatacatggtggacagtgatcatattgacaatgacgggtgatttatgcgacgggacaaggtgggcttcctcacgggtggcgaaatgcatcagaaatgttatcaatatgatcaaaacttctgaaaatatcgtttcatattttccgatctggggcggcacggtggtgtagtggttagcactgtcgcctcacagcaagaaggtcctgggttcgagccccggggccggcgagggcctttctgtgtggagtttgcatgttctccccgtgtccgcgtgggtttcctccgggtgctccggtttcccccacagtccaaagacatgcaggttaggttaactggtgactctaaattgaccgtaggtgtgaatgtgagtgtgaatggttgtctgtgtctatgtgtcagccctgtgatgacctggcgacttgtccagggtgtaccccgcctttcgcccgtagtcagctgggataggctccagtttgcctgcgaccctgtagaacaggggtgtcaaacctgatccataaagggccttgtggctgcaggttttcattccagccatgcagcagcacacctgacttggctcattcaatcaactgaactgtcttcacacagtcaaatacttgcagccacacccacccttgattaaagggtgggtgtgtcagttgattgaataagccaaatcagggtgctgctgcatggctggaatgaaaacctgcagccacacggccctttatggatcaggtttgacacccctgctgtagaaggataaagcggctagagataatgagatgagattttccgatctcgctacctccgaggccccctagtggccgagaccCTGGGCAgctagctgcccatgaagcccattaggataacgtgtCCTTGACATAACCAAATTCCTTAAAACACAAAAACAGCTTTGATACAACTTGGCACTGATTCGACAAACACAAAGGATTGTGGCCGACCCTTCTCACCCCGGACACAAACTTTTGGAATCACTCCACTCTGGTAGGTGGTTacggtccattagaaccaaaaccttaTGCCATAAGGCCAGCgttttccccactgcagctggcctcaATCATCAATCAGTGACTCTAACCTCACTTTCAATCTGTGACGTACACTTCCTCTCTGAACCATcattttgcacatttcatggtCGTGATGTCGTACAGCTTCCTTCCGTGAATTTTTATTGCACAATCCGGTACACCCTGTACAGCTTGGCTAGTTATTCTCTTCTTCTTACACATTCATGTCATGGCTCTTCTATATCTTCATCATCTTCATCCCCTGAATTATTTTTGCACATTCCAAGACATACTGTAcaacttggacttcaaaacaacccatacacacaccctttaaatatgtccacttttcaagcttgtatatttcagatttttttttttattctattcatATAAcaactttttgtctttttttttttttttttaattcttaactgttcaagcaccaatcaccaaaacaaattccttgtatgtgagaatgtaCTTCGGAATAAACTTGGTTCTGATTCTCTGATCTGTAGAGCAGGTTGTAGAACATTCTTTCAATACTGCATGTAATAAATCTATCAAAGCAGTATTCATACGACATGTCACAGGGTACAGCACCGTCCTTCGCATTCATACTCCACTGGCATGACAATGTGTTTAATTTTTATAAAGGAAACTAACATCCGAACAATGACGCAGCAGTATGTAGGAAACGTGACAGACGTGGATAGTTGAGATTGGGGCAGATGTACAGTATTTGCAAGACAGTTCAGTTCAGTTAAACGCATGACGGTGTTTACAGAGTACACAAAATGGAAATATTCACCCCATCTGTATGGACTTAAGTAGAGACAGTATAAAACAAGCATAATAGAGGACTCGGACTTGTGCTTTCATGCATAATTTAAATTACGTGCCCGGTGTTAACCGACTGATGGAAATTTTTCTCACAGCATGACAGTCACCAGGTTGATTTCCCTGTTAATTCGTATTTATACACAGTATATTAATAAATCAGGCTCAATAAGACAACTACACAACCCAAAGGTGCTGtgatagacagacagaccaaGGTATTAGTTTAGATGTCTAAAACatgcactacatggccaaaactATGTGGACATCCATGTGACCATCACATCCAGGTGTACTTTTTTAAATATCCCATCTCAGGTTTATTCCAGATGCAGGATGCTGAGTTTAATCAGGAATTTGTTCTACTTCctggtgctttcttttctttcggGATcccaagagaaaaacaaaagaaatagaaaggcaaataaagtcACCGCATCTGTCATTTTTATTTCTAAGTTCGATTTCTGTCTTACTGTTCTTCttaccatcatccatccatccattatctgtagccgcttatcctgttctacagggtcgcaggcaagctggagcctatcccagctgattatgggcaagaggtgagattcaccctggccaagtcgccaggtcatcgcagggctgacacactgagacaaacactcacattcacacctacggtcaatttagagccaccaattaacctaacctgcatgtctttgggggaggaaacccacgcagacacggacagaacatgcaaactccacacaaaaaggccgttgccgactgctgggctcgaacccagaaccttgccgCCCTTTATTACCATCATGTCTCGAACAAATTAATTTCACCATTATGGATTAATGGACCGTTAATCCATTCACCATTGGTTCTAATGGACCGTAACCACCTACCAGAGTGGAATGATTTCAGAAGTTTGTGTCCAGGGTGAGAAGGGTCAGCCACAATCCTTTGTGTTTGTCGAATCAGTGCCAAGTTGTATCGAAGCTGTTTTTGTGTTTTAAGGAATTTGGTTATGTTGgtctttcctttaatttgtcacctatAAATGTTTAGAGATTAGGTTATATGACTTCATTTCCTGTTAGATCCTGTCACTTTATATTCACACTGTGTTTATTATTCACTGTGTCTAAAGCAAACATTTATCAGAGTGAAAATGCTGACTTTTCAAActtgtatatttcagattctttttatttttttattctattcaTATAACAActtgtctttttttaaaaaaattttaaatgttcaagcaccaatcaccaaaacAAATTCCTTATTTATTACCCTTTATTACCATCATGTCTCGAACAAATTAATTTCACCATTATGGATTAATAAAGGATGTCGTAGTTTGTGTTAAAAATGGAAATATAACATACAGGTACAGTATTATAAAAGACTAAACAAATGTTCGAGATACTTAGacactgagggcggcacggtggtgtagtggttagcgctgtcgcctcacagcaagaaggtccgggttcgagccccatgcccggcgagggcctttctgtgcggagtttgcatgttctccccgtgtccgcgtgggtttcctccgggtgctccggtttcccccacagtccaaagacatgcaggtttggttaactggtggctctaaattgaccgtaggtgtgaatgtgagtgttgtctgtgtctatgtgtcagccctgtgatgacctggcgacttgtccagggtgtaccccgcctttcgcccgtagtcagctgggataggctccagcttgcctgcgaccctgtagaacaggataaagcggctacagatgatgagacttAGACActgatattatttattttttcaaaaatggaataaaaaaaaaaggggatatATTCCAAAACCAAAAAATGCCTGAAAAGAAATATTTTCGACAACTGATGTgacctgaaattaaaaaaaaaaaaaaaaagggtggaaATGTGAGTCAGTTTCCTTCCGGAAACATGACTGAAGTCACGTCGCAGCATGCGCGCACGCGCGCGGTCGGAAGGGTTACCATGGTTACGGTCAGACGCCCATAATCGTCTCCGAAACAAATGCACCTGCTTGTAGTTACCACATGTGGCGCTCTAAAGGCGCAATTTGGGACGACCCCAGGCATCACGTCCACACCACATGCTTTTCAGCATCAGAGCAATCAGTTATATCAAGGATGATGACTGTTATgatgataaaacaaacaaacaaacaactacaGCATAACCGAATTCGAAAACAAACAAGAACGTGGAATGTTAATTCTTTATAATCATCCAGAACTGTCGAAAATGAAAAGAACAAGATGATTCTAAATAATTAATAccaagtaatatatatatatatggcaaatATTTTGGACCACAATGCAATTCTTTAGTGGTCTAGGTCTTTTATCATCCCATAACACACAACTTCACACACTTTAAAACCTAAACATTGAAATTTAACTCTGTAGTAAATAGATTAAGCAACAAAACAAGCAAAAATAAAACCATATCCGCTTCACTGGAAcatttttttgggggaaaaacaaacaaacaaacaaacagccctCCCACTGTATTACTTTCACACATTTCATCATCTTCCGCCTTGTGCTGAAGCGCGTGCTGGTTTACACTAAGGATGCTAACGCTCCGGGCTAACCCGAACACTCCAGTCTCTCTTCAgctatgtttaaaaaaataatataaaaaatattcACTCACTCTGAGGAAGACTCGGGATACATTTGTGGACTTTTCTGAAGCTCTTTGAAATAAAATAAACCCGAAAAACAGTTCGTAGATAGACTACTTCAGCTAAAGATGCTGCGCGTGCTGACTCTCTTGTCGTCACTGAATGGAATCTCCGCTACCAGGCGTATATATATAAGCCCCGCCCACTCCCCCGAACGTCACTTTCTTGCGCTGCTATTGGCTGAATCCTGAGGGCTCGGCTGCAGCTGCGCTCTCCTCACTTCTGGAGGTTGATCATGTGTTCGGAAAAGCGCATTTGAAAGGAAAATTCCACCTTGCAACACGTTCTGAAATAGCACGTCTATACTAGAATATTCTGATTAACATTTCTTGGCTGCTGCTG includes the following:
- the LOC132871266 gene encoding purine nucleoside phosphorylase-like, which translates into the protein MYPESSSECGYEACKATADWLQEQAPVRPLVGIVCGSGLGGLADMLKDQKVFNYSDIPNFPQSTVHGHAGRLVFGTLKGKPCVCMQGRFHLYEGYSTQKLTMPIRIFKLMGVELLILTNAAGGLNQDYKVGDIMIIKDHLNLPGFAGNNPLCGHNDERFGTRFPCMSDAYDKQMRQLAQEVGAELGFSDFMKEGVYCVLGGPSFETIAECRMLNSLGADAVGMSTVHEVIVARHSGMQVFALSLITNKAVMDYDSEEKANHEEVLQTGEQRSQQLLKLVSTIVSRIPQPTEI